Proteins encoded in a region of the Sphingomonas sp. HMP9 genome:
- a CDS encoding DUF6445 family protein yields MNEPVFTLHRVGREAQPVVVIDGFASDPDALRAAARRSTFEPAAHHYPGLRGVLPEPYVVQQSAVLAAILGPMFGRAGAVDVIDASFSIVTTPPGDLNVRQRLPHCDAFGADRIALVHYLSLGDGDGTAFFRHRSTGFETVDENRAPIFFGQLEAEMRLGGVPPASYVVDDTPLFERTLSVEALYNRALVYPSYLLHSGAIGPDAVLSPDPAKGRLTVTAFLSVGGA; encoded by the coding sequence ATGAACGAACCGGTATTCACATTGCACCGGGTTGGACGCGAGGCACAGCCGGTGGTCGTGATCGACGGTTTTGCCAGCGACCCCGATGCGTTGCGTGCCGCTGCGCGTCGGTCGACGTTCGAGCCTGCCGCCCATCATTATCCGGGACTTCGGGGCGTTCTCCCCGAACCCTATGTCGTGCAGCAATCTGCCGTGCTGGCGGCGATACTCGGGCCGATGTTCGGACGGGCGGGGGCGGTCGACGTGATCGACGCGAGCTTCTCGATCGTGACGACGCCACCCGGTGACCTCAATGTCCGCCAGCGACTCCCGCACTGCGACGCGTTCGGGGCGGACCGGATCGCCTTGGTCCATTACCTGTCGCTGGGCGACGGCGATGGCACCGCGTTCTTCCGCCACCGGTCGACCGGGTTCGAAACCGTGGACGAGAACCGCGCGCCCATCTTCTTCGGCCAGCTCGAAGCCGAGATGCGCTTGGGCGGCGTGCCGCCCGCATCCTATGTCGTCGACGACACGCCGTTGTTCGAGCGCACCCTGAGCGTGGAGGCGCTCTACAACCGCGCGCTCGTCTATCCGAGCTATCTGCTGCACAGCGGCGCGATCGGGCCCGATGCCGTACTCTCGCCCGATCCTGCCAAGGGTCGACTGACGGTCACCGCGTTCCTGTCCGTGGGCGGGGCGTAG